The Stutzerimonas stutzeri DNA window AGGCCGACGCGACGCTGCTGACCGGCGGACAGGGTGTGACAGGGCACGTCTTCGAAGCCCCGCAGTCCTACCTCGGCAAGGGCTTGCCAGATCGCGTCGCGGCCCGCGGGTTGATGCAGAGCGCAGAGCCAGGTGAGATTTTCTTCCGCAGTCAGCAGCCCCTTGATTCCGGCTGCATGACCGATCCACAACAGGTTGCGCGCCAATTCGCCACGCTGGGCATCCAGCGGCTGCCCCTGGAGCCGCACCTCGCCGGAGGTCGGCTGCATCAAACCGGAAAGCAGGCGTAGCAGGCTGGTCTTGCCGCTGCCGTTGGGGCCCGATATCTGCAGCATCTCGCCGCGCTCGAGACGGAGATCGAGCTTGTCGAACAACAGCCGCCAATCCCGCTCGCAGGCGAGCGCTACAGCTTCGAGAAAGGGAGTTGACACGGCTGGCGACACCTCAAGATGAAAAAGGCCCGGCCGCTATACTCAGGCATCAGGGCCAGGCGGGCGGAATTATACATGGCAACCCCAGGTGCCGAGGGCCGCAAACGCGAAAGGTTGTAAGAGCATTTGAGGAAAGATGACCGAGATCAAGAGTACCACTGCCCTGCCCCCGACCAGCGCGACACGTCCGGCTGTAGCGGCACAGGATCTCGCCCTCAAGGTGCTGCAACCGATGCAGAACCTGCTGGCAGCTGGCGAGCAGATCGAAGCCGAAGTGGTCAGCATCAGGGAGGCCGCCGAAGCGTTCCGCCTGGTGTTGCGCCTGACCATGGGCAGCGGACGCCAGGCCACGGTAGAAGTCAGCAGCAACAAACCCGCCGCGCCCGGCACGGCGCTGGTCGTCACCGCATTGTCCGATACCCGTCTGCTGGCCACGCCGCAAGCGGCCGGACGTCAGCCGGCCTCGATGATCGATCTGCAGCAGCTTTCGGTAGGCAGCGTGATCCAGGGCCGCGTCGTGGCGACCAGCCAGCAGCGCACGGAGGACGGGCAAACGTCTTTCAAGATCGTTGTCAGCCTGCTCAACTCACCCGTTGCCGGGCAGAAACTCAGCATCGAATCGGCCAACCCGCTGGCGCTCGGCAGTCTTTTGACGGCGCAGGTCAAGGACAGCCAGTCCCTGGCGTTTCTGCCACTGAGCGGTCGGCTCGATCAACTGCATGTCGGTGAGCAACTGGGCGCGCAGCAGAACCGACAGGCTTCGCTGGAAGGATTGTTCAGGGCGCTGCAGGGCGCGCCGGGCGCGCTCCCGGAAGGGCTGCGCGGCGCGGCGGAGAAGCTGCTCGGGCTGATCCCGGAGATGCAGCAGCTGGGCGACGCCAAGGCGCTGGCAGCAGCGCTGGCTCGGAGCGGCGTGTTCCTGGAGGCCCGCCTGCTTGCCGGCCATACCGATGGACTGCAAGGTGACCTCAAGGCCGGACTGCTGCGCCTGCTGGCGCAGATGCCCAATCTGCCGGGCAGTACGCCATTGGGGGGAGCGCAGGCCGGCGCCATCGGCCAGGCACTGCCTGCCTTCGCGCGGCATGCGCTGGGCTCGCTGGCGCAGAACAGTCCGCGTCAGCTCGCGCTCGGCTTTCCGCTGCCGGCCAGGTTACCGCCCGGTCTCGAGGAAGAAGCCGATCTGGAAATGCTGCTCAAGCTCGCTGCCGCTGCCGTATCGAGGCTCCAGACCCACCAGCTTTCCAGCCTGGCGCAGACACAGGTCGGGCCCGACGGCACTATGGTCACCACCTGGCAGCTGGAATTGCCGATGCGGGACCACCGCGACATCGTGCCACTGCAGATCAAGCTGCAGCGCGAAGATCAGCCGAAACGACAGGAAAAGGAGCGCGGCGATCCGCTGTGGAAGATCGAACTGGCGTTCGACGTCGCTCCGCTCGGGCCGTTGCAGGTTCAGGCCCAATTGACGCGCGGAACGCTGTCCAGCCAGCTCTGGGCCGAGCGCAGCGCCACCGCCCAGCTGGTCGCCAAGGAACTAGCTCATCTGCGCGAGCGCTTGCAAGCGGCCGGGCTGAGCGTAGGCGAACTGAG harbors:
- the ccmA gene encoding cytochrome c biogenesis heme-transporting ATPase CcmA, with protein sequence MSTPFLEAVALACERDWRLLFDKLDLRLERGEMLQISGPNGSGKTSLLRLLSGLMQPTSGEVRLQGQPLDAQRGELARNLLWIGHAAGIKGLLTAEENLTWLCALHQPAGRDAIWQALAEVGLRGFEDVPCHTLSAGQQRRVGLARLYLSPPPLWILDEPFTALDKHGVAQLERHLAAHCEQGGLVVLTTHHSLTEKPIGYRELDLGQRAA
- a CDS encoding flagellar hook-length control protein FliK, which encodes MTEIKSTTALPPTSATRPAVAAQDLALKVLQPMQNLLAAGEQIEAEVVSIREAAEAFRLVLRLTMGSGRQATVEVSSNKPAAPGTALVVTALSDTRLLATPQAAGRQPASMIDLQQLSVGSVIQGRVVATSQQRTEDGQTSFKIVVSLLNSPVAGQKLSIESANPLALGSLLTAQVKDSQSLAFLPLSGRLDQLHVGEQLGAQQNRQASLEGLFRALQGAPGALPEGLRGAAEKLLGLIPEMQQLGDAKALAAALARSGVFLEARLLAGHTDGLQGDLKAGLLRLLAQMPNLPGSTPLGGAQAGAIGQALPAFARHALGSLAQNSPRQLALGFPLPARLPPGLEEEADLEMLLKLAAAAVSRLQTHQLSSLAQTQVGPDGTMVTTWQLELPMRDHRDIVPLQIKLQREDQPKRQEKERGDPLWKIELAFDVAPLGPLQVQAQLTRGTLSSQLWAERSATAQLVAKELAHLRERLQAAGLSVGELSCRQGTPPQGPSTTLEQRFVDEKA